The following are encoded together in the Lathyrus oleraceus cultivar Zhongwan6 chromosome 3, CAAS_Psat_ZW6_1.0, whole genome shotgun sequence genome:
- the LOC127127739 gene encoding F-box/kelch-repeat protein At3g23880 — MTPQPPKSHRRRQSNTPKTPPTLPDEIITDILSRITVKHLMQMKCVSKSWNTLITDPIFTKMHFNRSVLNPFFSLISNNLSARDGDCSFVTVPVNRLLENRYITVPKSPYFRLRDKECRDVVGSCNGLICLIGYSLNEWTKFKRVWFRFWNPATRSISEKLGYFSYYDKHERKSCKFVFGYDNSTDTYKVVMLRSGCDSDPQSKVSVKAFSLGNNVWRNIQSFSVIPLQLVMDPRENDGVPRENDGVHLSGTINWLAYRDDVNLRKDNPIEKYVIISLDLCTEINTQFLLPDGFEKESYVGPSVCVLKDSLCFCHDLDLTDFVIWQMTEFGNEKSWTQFLKFSYHSVRMNYEFGLPLLKLMPLHLSENGDTVVLANNRQDRVILYNRRNNRARKTILNTKICWPSLKDYVESLVSTS; from the coding sequence ATGACTCCCCAGCCACCCAAATCCCACCGTCGCCGCCAATCCAATACGCCAAAAACACCACCAACTCTCCCCGACGAGATCATCACCGATATCCTATCTCGCATCACTGTCAAACATCTGATGCAGATGAAATGCGTAAGTAAGTCTTGGAACACTCTCATAACCGATCCTATTTTCACCAAAATGCACTTTAACAGATCTGTGTTGAATCCGTTTTTCTCGTTAATCTCTAATAATTTATCTGCACGGGACGGTGATTGCAGTTTCGTAACCGTTCCGGTTAATCGTTTGTTAGAAAACCGTTATATCACCGTTCCGAAGAGTCCTTACTTCCGATTGAGGGATAAGGAGTGTCGCGATGTTGTTGGATCCTGCAATGGATTGATTTGTTTGATCGGTTATTCGCTCAACGAGTGGACTAAGTTTAAAAGAGTGTGGTTCCGTTTCTGGAACCCTGCTACTCGATCAATATCGGAGAAATTAGGGTATTTTTCCTATTATGATAAGCATGAAAGGAAATCTTGTAAGTTCGTGTTTGGTTATGATAATTCAACTGATACTTATAAGGTGGTGATGTTGCGTTCGGGTTGTGATAGTGATCCACAATCGAAAGTAAGCGTGAAGGCGTTTAGTTTGGGAAATAATGTTTGGAGAAACATTCAAAGTTTTTCTGTGATTCCGCTTCAATTGGTTATGGATCCGAGGGAGAACGATGGTGTTCCGAGGGAGAATGATGGTGTTCATTTGAGTGGCACTATTAACTGGTTGGCTTATCGCGATGACGTTAACCTTAGGAAGGATAATCCGATTGAGAAATATGTGATCATTTCTCTTGATCTTTGTACGGAGATAAACACGCAGTTTTTGCTCCCGGACGGTTTTGAGAAGGAGTCATATGTAGGGCCAAGTGTTTGTGTGTTGAAAGACTCCCTTTGTTTTTGTCATGATTTGGATTTGACGGATTTTGTTATATGGCAGATGACGGAATTTGGAAATGAAAAGTCTTGGACTCAGTTTCTTAAATTTAGTTATCACAGTGTTCGGATGAATTATGAATTTGGTCTTCCTCTTTTAAAATTAATGCCGTTGCATCTATCCGAGAATGGTGATACAGTGGTATTAGCAAACAACCGACAAGACCGAGTAATTCTCTATAACCGGAGAAATAACAGAGCAAGGAAAACTATACTTAATACTAAGATATGTTGGCCCTCCCTCAAGGATTATGTTGAAAGCTTAGTTTCAACTTCTTGA